One region of Streptomyces subrutilus genomic DNA includes:
- the cspE gene encoding transcription antiterminator/RNA stability regulator CspE — protein sequence MAQGTVKWFNGEKGFGFISPDDGGADVFVHFSAIQGSGFRNLEENQRVEFEVTQGQRGPQADQVRAL from the coding sequence ATGGCTCAGGGGACTGTGAAGTGGTTCAACGGGGAGAAGGGCTTTGGGTTCATCTCCCCGGATGATGGCGGCGCGGACGTCTTCGTGCACTTCAGCGCGATCCAGGGAAGCGGTTTCCGCAACCTTGAGGAAAACCAGCGGGTCGAGTTCGAGGTCACCCAGGGGCAGCGCGGTCCCCAGGCCGATCAGGTTCGCGCCCTCTGA
- a CDS encoding PLP-dependent aminotransferase family protein, translating to MEPITLDDLVARLGRWSAGRGPLYLLLAARIRQLADEGLLPPGTPLPPDRRLAAALAVGRTTVVSAYETLRQERRLVRRQGSGTRVAPAVLAPSEPRVTETSNPMFLHLLDPSAQDGVILLSCAAPVGPPPELAEAYGRLALPGDDLGYHPAGLPALREAVARRYDRRGVPTSAAQVLVTTGAQQALSLLTRLLLAPGDGVLVEAPTYPGALDLFREAAAVPHPVRVGPDGLDVAEAIRVMERHRPALVYVIPRFQNPTGAVLPPLLGRRLVEAAEAYGVPLVDDEVLTDLGFGDLPEQPPLSSYGSEVITVGSLSKAIWGGLRIGWVRGPAPLVGRLARLKAVHDLGSDVPAQLAAVRLLEGFDPLLNRRVRELRAGHDRLRAELALRLPSWSCPPAGGGQTLWVRLPYGDGVSFAQVALRHGVAVLPGSTMDPLGGSTRMLRLHFLLPPDVLSEAVRRLAGAWAEYALEPEVRTAALNSTTV from the coding sequence ATGGAGCCAATCACGCTGGACGACCTCGTCGCCCGGCTCGGCCGCTGGTCGGCCGGCCGGGGACCGCTGTACCTCCTCCTCGCCGCCCGGATACGGCAGTTGGCCGATGAGGGGCTGCTACCGCCGGGCACACCGCTGCCGCCGGACCGCCGGCTCGCCGCCGCGCTCGCGGTGGGGCGTACGACGGTGGTGTCGGCGTACGAGACGCTGCGCCAGGAGAGGCGCCTGGTGCGCCGCCAAGGCAGCGGTACGCGTGTGGCACCGGCGGTCCTCGCGCCGTCGGAGCCCCGGGTGACGGAAACCTCCAACCCGATGTTCCTGCACCTCCTCGACCCGTCGGCTCAGGACGGGGTGATCCTCCTGAGCTGCGCCGCGCCCGTCGGTCCACCTCCCGAACTCGCCGAGGCGTACGGGCGACTCGCACTGCCGGGCGACGACCTGGGCTACCATCCGGCCGGCCTGCCCGCCCTGCGCGAGGCGGTCGCGCGGCGCTACGACCGGCGCGGCGTGCCGACCTCCGCGGCGCAGGTCCTGGTCACCACCGGCGCCCAGCAGGCGCTCTCGCTGCTCACCCGGCTGCTGCTCGCTCCGGGCGACGGGGTACTCGTGGAGGCGCCGACCTACCCCGGTGCGCTCGACCTGTTCCGAGAGGCGGCGGCGGTGCCTCATCCGGTACGGGTGGGGCCGGACGGCCTCGACGTGGCGGAGGCGATCCGGGTGATGGAACGTCACCGCCCCGCCCTCGTCTACGTGATCCCGCGCTTCCAGAACCCGACGGGCGCCGTCCTGCCCCCGCTGCTCGGGCGGCGGCTGGTGGAGGCGGCGGAGGCGTACGGGGTGCCGCTGGTCGACGACGAGGTGCTCACCGACCTCGGCTTCGGTGACCTCCCGGAGCAGCCGCCGCTGTCCTCGTACGGCTCCGAAGTAATCACCGTCGGCTCGCTCAGCAAGGCGATCTGGGGCGGCCTGCGGATCGGCTGGGTCCGCGGCCCGGCCCCGCTGGTGGGCCGGCTCGCCCGACTGAAGGCCGTCCACGACCTGGGCAGTGACGTTCCGGCGCAGCTGGCCGCGGTCCGGCTGCTGGAGGGGTTCGACCCTCTGCTGAACCGCCGGGTACGGGAACTGCGGGCCGGCCATGACCGGCTGCGCGCCGAGCTCGCCCTCCGACTGCCTTCCTGGAGCTGCCCGCCGGCCGGGGGCGGCCAGACGCTGTGGGTGCGGCTCCCGTACGGCGACGGGGTCTCCTTCGCGCAGGTCGCGTTGCGCCACGGGGTGGCCGTCCTGCCCGGCTCGACGATGGACCCCCTCGGGGGCAGCACCCGCATGCTGCGCCTGCACTTCCTGCTCCCGCCGGACGTGCTGTCGGAGGCGGTGCGCAGGCTGGCGGGGGCGTGGGCCGAGTACGCGCTTGAGCCCGAGGTCCGGACCGCCGCGCTGAACTCGACCACCGTCTGA